One part of the Terrimicrobium sacchariphilum genome encodes these proteins:
- a CDS encoding DUF1802 family protein: MSAAFKEWAVVCEALGSGRQSVIIRKGGIAEGREGFAFRFNEFLLFPTWFHEQLGKTTLPAGSPIPDEPGEDLEIRYLATVEWTQLVTDWSLVQRLKDYHIWQENVLEERFHYDDLKGVHVAFVRIYRLEPVLKLKNEKKYGGCRSWLDLPDLDGSALVSVLSDEEHEKRRDALRALLGL; this comes from the coding sequence ATGAGCGCAGCCTTCAAAGAATGGGCCGTGGTGTGTGAGGCCCTCGGCAGCGGACGCCAGAGCGTGATCATCCGCAAGGGTGGTATCGCCGAGGGGCGGGAGGGATTTGCCTTCCGCTTCAACGAGTTTCTGCTTTTTCCCACCTGGTTCCACGAACAACTGGGCAAGACGACCTTGCCCGCCGGATCACCGATTCCCGACGAACCGGGCGAGGATTTGGAAATCCGCTATCTCGCGACCGTCGAGTGGACGCAGCTCGTCACCGACTGGTCCCTGGTGCAGCGGCTCAAGGATTACCATATCTGGCAGGAAAATGTGCTCGAGGAGCGGTTTCACTACGACGACCTGAAGGGCGTGCATGTCGCCTTTGTGCGCATTTACCGCCTGGAACCCGTGCTGAAGCTGAAAAACGAGAAGAAGTACGGCGGCTGCCGGTCGTGGCTCGACCTGCCGGACCTCGACGGCAGCGCCCTCGTCTCCGTGCTGAGCGACGAGGAGCACGAAAAGCGGCGCGATGCACTGCGAGCCTTGCTCGGGCTCTAG
- a CDS encoding sulfotransferase family 2 domain-containing protein — MEHSVCGVAQACGFLPGEVRRRGIFGGHAGLCVRLGLGEKRTKGLFQAIGIILKKPGTILYDKQARNSRAQLPSLIPCARMICHERRFLFVHIPKTAGSSLGEALGCEWQNHKDIRRYRRELPSEQFLTYFKFAIVRNPWARLLSDYNFQLQKSSRSADRLHVYDHRGRQRPFGEWVRLVLGGPVPTDSRCWGGSTSSTIHRWSPQYDWISIDGENMMDYVGRIETLAADMDVICDRVGIPRVKLPSKKRKFHLHYSHYYDEASRDLVASYYAKDIAEFGYTFEQARPLAGWQRALLARFHPSLR, encoded by the coding sequence ATGGAGCACAGTGTCTGCGGTGTTGCGCAAGCATGTGGATTCCTTCCAGGTGAAGTAAGGCGACGCGGAATTTTCGGCGGGCATGCTGGGCTCTGCGTGCGGCTCGGACTTGGGGAGAAACGAACGAAGGGCTTGTTTCAGGCAATAGGCATTATTCTCAAAAAACCGGGGACAATTTTATACGATAAGCAGGCAAGAAATTCTCGCGCCCAGTTGCCTTCCCTGATTCCTTGTGCGCGAATGATCTGCCACGAGCGACGGTTCCTCTTCGTGCATATCCCGAAAACGGCGGGCAGCAGTCTCGGCGAGGCGCTCGGCTGTGAATGGCAGAATCACAAGGACATCCGCCGCTACCGGCGGGAACTGCCCTCGGAGCAGTTCCTGACGTATTTCAAATTTGCCATCGTGCGGAATCCCTGGGCGCGGCTGCTGTCGGATTATAACTTTCAGCTCCAGAAGAGCAGCCGCAGCGCGGACCGGCTCCATGTCTATGACCACCGGGGGAGGCAGCGCCCTTTTGGCGAATGGGTGCGGCTCGTGCTCGGCGGCCCGGTGCCGACGGATTCCCGATGTTGGGGTGGGTCGACCTCGTCGACGATTCATCGCTGGAGCCCTCAGTACGACTGGATCTCGATCGACGGCGAGAACATGATGGACTACGTCGGCCGCATCGAGACGCTCGCCGCCGACATGGACGTGATCTGCGACCGGGTCGGCATTCCCCGCGTGAAGCTTCCCTCCAAAAAGCGCAAGTTTCATCTGCACTATTCCCACTACTACGACGAAGCCTCCCGCGACCTCGTGGCCTCCTACTACGCAAAGGACATCGCCGAGTTTGGCTACACCTTTGAACAAGCCCGCCCGCTGGCCGGATGGCAAAGGGCGCTGCTGGCGCGGTTTCATCCGAGTTTGCGGTAG
- a CDS encoding branched-chain amino acid ABC transporter permease yields the protein MAAVVAFFKKLGANRYALPVLLAAGFVLSLVIPQFGLLNGYVQFVLIMIGINIILSASLNLVNGYMGEFSVGHAGFMSLGAYASSVLTVKLLPDLPDAFFFLPVIVGGLVAALAGFLLALLSFKTRGDYLAIITLAFLMIVKSALENIPYVGGPRGMLGIPKLTTMAWAFFWVVVTIWVLRNLLYSKFGRAIAAIREDEIAANSMGVRVREAKILAFSVSSFFAGVAGALFAHLLVFINPSSFDILKSTEMLVMVYLGGIGSLAGSIIGAVIYTLLSNWLQPLGTWRMVIMPLILVLLMLFRPKGIMGFRELPWFLPKREARRKDS from the coding sequence ATGGCGGCGGTGGTGGCATTTTTCAAGAAACTCGGCGCGAATCGCTACGCGCTGCCGGTGTTGCTGGCGGCGGGATTTGTGCTGAGCCTCGTGATCCCGCAGTTTGGCCTGCTCAATGGTTATGTGCAGTTCGTCCTGATCATGATCGGGATCAACATCATCCTGAGTGCGAGCCTGAACCTGGTGAATGGCTACATGGGCGAGTTCAGCGTGGGCCACGCGGGTTTCATGAGCCTTGGGGCTTATGCGTCCTCGGTGCTGACAGTGAAGCTCCTGCCCGATCTGCCTGATGCGTTTTTCTTCCTCCCTGTGATCGTGGGCGGGCTGGTGGCGGCGCTGGCGGGGTTTCTTCTCGCGCTGCTTTCTTTTAAAACCCGCGGCGACTATCTCGCCATCATCACGCTGGCGTTTCTGATGATCGTAAAGTCGGCACTGGAAAACATCCCGTATGTCGGCGGGCCCCGCGGCATGCTGGGCATCCCCAAGCTCACCACGATGGCGTGGGCATTCTTCTGGGTGGTCGTGACGATCTGGGTGCTACGCAATCTGCTGTACTCAAAGTTTGGCCGGGCCATCGCGGCGATCCGCGAGGATGAGATCGCGGCGAACTCCATGGGCGTGCGCGTGCGCGAGGCGAAGATCCTGGCCTTCTCGGTCTCGTCGTTCTTTGCTGGCGTGGCGGGGGCGCTCTTTGCCCACCTGCTGGTTTTCATCAATCCGTCCTCCTTCGATATTTTGAAATCCACGGAGATGCTGGTGATGGTTTACCTTGGCGGCATTGGTTCGCTGGCGGGATCGATTATCGGAGCCGTGATCTACACGCTGCTCTCGAACTGGCTCCAGCCGCTCGGCACTTGGCGCATGGTGATCATGCCGCTGATCCTCGTGCTGTTGATGCTGTTCCGGCCCAAGGGCATCATGGGCTTCCGTGAGCTGCCGTGGTTCCTGCCGAAGCGCGAGGCGAGGAGGAAGGACTCATGA
- a CDS encoding cation:proton antiporter: MDKESLELAKVFFAVGSIILLARLFGDPLRKIGVAPLVSEILLGVLLGPSILGHFFPQLTQAMYPAAGGAGDMMRVLVQISIVLLMFAAGLEIDLRTVISNRIAALKIGAFGITIPVLAGFAAAYFVPRILGESSAHPQPLAFALFFSTALAISALSVTVRTFLDTGLLRTRFGMIVVSSSMLDDIVGWLLFAVTVGLIHGRLEGNVFLNLAGAVVFAVFMLTVVRLAANRLFPLVNRHLNWPASFLGLATGFGLVAAALTQLLGLEAVFGAFVAGVALGDSHVVTKELKEQFLQFISSIFAPLFFVAIGLKVNFISNFHLPLVALVFALAIGSKLLGGTLGASWAGLTRRQSFATGFSLTARGGQEIVLGTIALGTGLISEPIFVAVVLLAVVTSLLLGPVIQVLHRRWQLSGEES, encoded by the coding sequence ATGGATAAGGAGAGCCTGGAACTGGCAAAGGTCTTTTTCGCCGTCGGCTCGATCATCCTGCTCGCCCGGCTTTTCGGCGACCCGCTGCGCAAGATCGGCGTAGCCCCGCTCGTCTCGGAGATCCTCCTCGGCGTCCTGCTCGGCCCGAGCATCCTGGGGCATTTCTTTCCGCAGTTGACGCAGGCGATGTACCCCGCGGCAGGTGGAGCGGGGGACATGATGCGCGTGCTGGTGCAGATCTCCATCGTTCTGCTCATGTTTGCCGCCGGGCTGGAAATCGACCTCCGCACCGTCATTAGCAATCGCATCGCCGCGCTGAAGATCGGCGCCTTTGGCATCACCATTCCCGTCCTCGCGGGCTTTGCCGCCGCCTATTTCGTTCCGCGTATCCTCGGAGAAAGCTCCGCACACCCGCAGCCGCTCGCCTTTGCCCTGTTCTTCAGCACCGCGCTGGCAATCTCAGCCCTTTCGGTCACCGTGCGCACCTTCCTCGATACCGGCCTGCTGCGCACCCGCTTTGGCATGATCGTTGTCTCCTCCTCGATGCTCGACGACATCGTCGGCTGGCTGCTCTTTGCCGTCACCGTCGGCCTCATTCACGGACGGCTGGAGGGCAATGTCTTCCTCAATCTCGCCGGGGCTGTCGTCTTTGCCGTCTTCATGCTCACCGTCGTGCGCCTCGCGGCGAATCGCCTCTTCCCCCTCGTCAACCGACACCTGAACTGGCCCGCCAGCTTCCTCGGTCTCGCCACCGGCTTTGGCCTCGTCGCCGCCGCATTGACTCAGCTCCTCGGGCTGGAGGCCGTCTTTGGCGCGTTCGTCGCGGGTGTCGCGCTGGGCGATTCGCACGTCGTGACCAAGGAACTCAAGGAGCAGTTCCTGCAATTTATCTCCTCCATCTTCGCCCCGCTCTTCTTCGTCGCCATCGGGCTGAAGGTGAATTTCATCTCCAATTTCCACCTCCCGCTGGTCGCCCTCGTCTTTGCTCTCGCCATCGGCAGCAAGCTCCTCGGCGGCACCCTCGGCGCTTCCTGGGCGGGGCTGACGCGGCGCCAATCCTTCGCCACCGGCTTCAGCCTCACCGCGCGCGGCGGCCAAGAGATCGTCCTCGGTACGATCGCCCTCGGCACCGGCCTCATCTCGGAGCCCATCTTCGTCGCCGTCGTCCTCCTCGCTGTCGTGACAAGCCTCCTCCTCGGCCCCGTCATTCAAGTCCTCCACCGCCGGTGGCAGCTGAGTGGGGAGGAGAGTTAG
- a CDS encoding phosphodiester glycosidase family protein has protein sequence MRTFVLALLLLATAPLVSAQQRIERGGTVFLTYETKPAEIDLFWKDASGERFGQFSKLQEHLRAEGRRVAFIMNAGIFEEGGVPSGLCIIDGKILHPLNLSPGAGNFFLKPNGVFYIDARGAHVVTSEEYAKLKPHARLAIQSGPLLLRNGKVHPAFRADSKNYLHRNGVGVRPDGTVVFAITEFGQPRYANLHEFAEFFRSQGCPDALFLDGDISRMFVNPGDIPPSNYFGAIFAIAPKVGDAPSR, from the coding sequence ATGCGCACATTTGTCCTCGCTCTCCTCCTGCTCGCCACCGCCCCGCTCGTCTCCGCCCAGCAGCGCATCGAGCGCGGCGGCACCGTCTTCCTCACCTACGAGACAAAGCCCGCCGAGATCGACCTCTTCTGGAAGGATGCATCGGGCGAGCGATTCGGGCAGTTCAGCAAACTCCAGGAGCACCTACGCGCCGAGGGTCGGCGGGTGGCCTTCATCATGAACGCCGGAATCTTCGAGGAGGGCGGCGTGCCGTCGGGACTTTGCATCATCGATGGCAAGATCCTCCATCCCCTCAATCTCTCGCCCGGCGCGGGGAATTTCTTCCTCAAGCCCAATGGCGTCTTTTACATCGACGCCCGAGGCGCACACGTCGTGACCTCCGAGGAATACGCCAAGCTCAAACCGCACGCCCGCCTCGCCATCCAGTCCGGCCCGCTCCTGCTGCGCAACGGCAAGGTCCACCCGGCCTTCCGTGCCGACTCCAAAAACTACCTCCACCGCAATGGCGTCGGCGTACGCCCGGACGGCACCGTCGTCTTTGCCATCACGGAGTTTGGCCAGCCGCGCTATGCGAATCTCCACGAGTTCGCCGAGTTCTTCCGCTCGCAGGGCTGCCCGGATGCCCTCTTCCTCGATGGCGACATCAGCCGCATGTTCGTAAACCCTGGAGACATCCCGCCGAGCAATTACTTCGGCGCCATCTTTGCCATCGCGCCGAAAGTGGGCGATGCCCCATCGCGCTAG
- a CDS encoding branched-chain amino acid ABC transporter permease — MDYFAQQAINAIQQGSIYALIALGYSMVYGVLTMINFAHGDLFMVGAFACLLIASFFPLPFIVILILVMLATGFLGALLERLAYRPLRNAPRVSAIITALGCGLVIENVVLSLSPYAKPMPPLFTVTGYHIGGLSVSTLQLMIIGVSIALMVGLDFLIRRTSFGMAMRAISFDAKTVPLLGIPLNLIISVTFLIGAGLGGAAGMLYGQAYPVIAASMGILVGWKAFVAAVVGGIGSIRGAVLGGYILGTVEVMTVAFLPSTYRDLVAYSLLLVILIFKPYGLLGKAPNQKV, encoded by the coding sequence ATGGATTACTTCGCACAGCAGGCGATCAATGCGATCCAGCAGGGATCGATCTATGCGCTGATCGCGCTCGGGTACAGCATGGTCTATGGCGTGCTGACCATGATCAACTTCGCCCACGGCGACCTGTTCATGGTGGGGGCGTTTGCCTGCCTGCTCATCGCGTCGTTTTTCCCGCTCCCCTTCATCGTCATTCTGATCCTCGTGATGCTGGCGACGGGGTTCCTCGGAGCGCTCCTCGAACGTCTCGCCTACCGTCCGCTGCGCAATGCGCCACGCGTGTCGGCGATCATTACGGCACTGGGCTGCGGTCTGGTGATTGAGAATGTGGTCCTGAGCCTTTCGCCCTATGCGAAACCGATGCCGCCGCTCTTCACCGTGACGGGCTATCATATCGGAGGACTATCGGTTTCCACTCTGCAGCTCATGATCATCGGCGTGTCGATCGCTCTGATGGTGGGACTGGATTTCCTGATCCGCCGCACGTCCTTTGGCATGGCGATGCGGGCGATTTCCTTTGATGCCAAGACAGTGCCGCTCCTGGGGATCCCGTTGAACCTCATCATCTCCGTGACCTTTCTCATTGGTGCGGGACTTGGCGGCGCGGCGGGCATGCTCTACGGGCAGGCGTATCCGGTGATAGCGGCCTCGATGGGCATTCTGGTCGGGTGGAAAGCCTTTGTCGCGGCAGTGGTCGGCGGTATCGGGAGCATTCGGGGTGCAGTACTGGGAGGGTATATTCTCGGCACGGTCGAGGTGATGACGGTCGCTTTCCTGCCCTCCACGTATCGGGACCTCGTGGCGTATTCCTTGCTGCTGGTCATCCTGATTTTCAAACCCTACGGCCTGCTTGGCAAGGCGCCGAACCAGAAAGTATAG
- a CDS encoding ABC transporter substrate-binding protein has protein sequence MKILRFAGIVPLIGLLAGCGSGAPSAKIGLNVELTGEMPAVGASAKNAAELFISQQNAAGGIPIGDQKVPLELVIGDNAAKADQAASVANKLIAQDNVIAMVGPDASACAIPASEIAEALKCPMISPWSTNPKTTVDVTTGKPKEYVFRACFTDTFQARVLAKFVLNNLKKTTAAALYDVASEAPNGQANLFRETFETNGGKMVAFETYTTGDRDFSAQLTKIKAANPEVIFLPCYYNDVPLIVQQARRLGITADFVGSDTWSTPEIIKLGGDEINGSYFCNHYSTQIATDVAQKFMTDYKAKYGQDPDDIAALTYDSFGILTEAIKAAGKLDRQAVRDALAKISAYNGVTGSFKFEGTGDPMKSAVILQIKDGKFVWVANATP, from the coding sequence ATGAAAATTTTGCGCTTCGCCGGGATCGTGCCGTTGATCGGGTTGCTCGCAGGCTGCGGGAGCGGCGCTCCCTCGGCAAAGATCGGACTTAACGTCGAACTGACCGGGGAAATGCCGGCGGTCGGTGCATCGGCGAAGAACGCGGCGGAGTTGTTTATTAGTCAACAAAACGCTGCGGGCGGGATTCCGATTGGCGACCAGAAGGTGCCTCTCGAACTCGTGATTGGCGACAATGCCGCCAAAGCCGACCAGGCTGCCTCGGTGGCCAACAAACTCATCGCCCAGGACAATGTAATCGCGATGGTCGGTCCGGACGCGAGCGCCTGCGCCATTCCCGCCTCGGAAATCGCCGAGGCCCTGAAGTGCCCGATGATCTCGCCGTGGTCGACGAATCCGAAAACGACGGTCGACGTGACCACGGGCAAGCCGAAGGAATATGTCTTCCGGGCCTGTTTCACCGACACCTTCCAAGCTCGAGTGCTGGCGAAATTTGTTCTTAACAATCTGAAGAAGACCACGGCTGCGGCTCTTTATGACGTGGCGTCTGAGGCTCCGAATGGCCAGGCGAATCTCTTCCGCGAGACCTTTGAGACTAATGGCGGCAAGATGGTGGCCTTTGAAACCTACACGACGGGCGACCGCGATTTCTCCGCGCAACTGACCAAGATCAAGGCGGCGAACCCGGAGGTGATCTTTCTCCCGTGCTATTATAATGACGTGCCGCTCATCGTTCAGCAGGCGCGTCGGCTGGGCATCACGGCGGATTTCGTCGGCAGCGACACCTGGAGCACGCCGGAGATCATCAAGCTCGGCGGCGACGAGATCAATGGCTCGTACTTCTGCAACCACTACTCGACGCAGATCGCGACCGACGTGGCGCAGAAGTTCATGACCGACTATAAGGCCAAGTATGGCCAGGACCCCGACGATATCGCGGCGCTGACCTACGACTCCTTTGGCATTCTGACCGAGGCAATCAAGGCCGCTGGCAAGCTCGATCGGCAGGCCGTGCGCGATGCGCTGGCGAAAATCTCGGCTTACAACGGTGTGACGGGTTCCTTCAAATTTGAAGGCACGGGCGATCCGATGAAGAGCGCGGTGATTCTCCAGATCAAGGACGGCAAGTTTGTCTGGGTGGCCAACGCCACGCCGTAA
- a CDS encoding ABC transporter ATP-binding protein, with the protein MSALLEVRNVSRHFGGLKAISGCDFSVTEGHAHGIIGPNGAGKTTLFNLITGIYKPTAGEIVFAGERLDGMRPSRIALKGIGRTFQNIRLFKQLTVLENVRIAYDSQLHYSPLEALITLPRMGRNEAESIAKSSALLEAFGLGALSDSLAGDLPYGLQRKLEIARAIALKPRLLLLDEPAAGLNSGETAALTEFLRWVRTEYKVTLLLIEHHMHLVMGLCDRITVLDFGQKIAEGTPEEIRGNKRVIEAYLGAEEE; encoded by the coding sequence ATGAGCGCGCTGCTGGAGGTGCGAAATGTCAGTCGGCACTTTGGCGGGCTGAAGGCGATCTCGGGGTGCGACTTCTCGGTGACCGAAGGCCATGCACATGGCATTATTGGGCCGAATGGAGCAGGCAAGACGACGCTCTTCAATCTCATCACGGGCATCTACAAGCCGACGGCGGGCGAGATCGTCTTCGCTGGCGAGCGTCTCGACGGAATGCGTCCGAGCCGCATTGCGCTCAAGGGCATCGGGCGGACTTTTCAAAACATCCGGCTCTTCAAGCAGCTCACGGTGCTGGAAAATGTGCGCATCGCGTATGATTCCCAACTGCACTATTCGCCGCTCGAGGCTCTGATCACGCTGCCGCGCATGGGGCGCAACGAGGCGGAGTCCATCGCGAAAAGCAGCGCGCTGCTGGAGGCCTTCGGGCTCGGAGCGCTGAGTGACAGTCTGGCGGGCGACCTGCCGTATGGCTTGCAGCGCAAGCTGGAGATCGCGCGCGCCATCGCCTTGAAACCGCGCCTGCTCCTGCTGGACGAACCGGCGGCGGGGTTGAACTCCGGCGAGACGGCGGCGCTGACGGAATTCCTGCGCTGGGTGCGCACGGAGTACAAGGTGACGCTGCTCCTCATCGAGCATCACATGCACCTCGTGATGGGCCTGTGCGACCGCATCACGGTACTGGATTTTGGACAAAAGATCGCCGAGGGCACGCCGGAGGAGATCCGGGGCAACAAGCGCGTGATCGAAGCTTATCTAGGAGCCGAGGAAGAATGA
- a CDS encoding PsbP-related protein: MKLDSNCFLRNASAALVGAVFLGGQFLASVNAATVDLPQYGFSIDALDAAPSGVAATTALITFLPPSDGFAPNVNVNIQPYPGNIASYAAMSKGQFESMKWTLISEKQVSGNEWMVEYTGATQGANLHFYARAISKSGKVYLVTGTAKETQWSTVSAVLRKHVDSFQVK, encoded by the coding sequence ATGAAACTTGACTCGAATTGCTTCCTGCGAAATGCGTCGGCAGCCCTCGTGGGTGCAGTGTTCCTGGGCGGGCAATTTCTTGCGTCGGTCAATGCTGCGACTGTCGACCTGCCGCAATATGGATTTTCCATCGACGCTCTCGATGCGGCTCCATCCGGCGTGGCGGCCACGACGGCGCTGATCACTTTTCTGCCGCCTTCGGACGGATTTGCTCCGAATGTCAACGTGAACATCCAGCCTTACCCGGGGAATATTGCGAGCTACGCCGCGATGTCGAAGGGGCAGTTTGAGTCGATGAAATGGACTCTCATTTCGGAAAAGCAGGTGAGCGGCAACGAGTGGATGGTTGAGTATACCGGCGCTACCCAGGGCGCGAACCTCCACTTTTACGCGCGTGCGATTTCAAAATCCGGCAAGGTCTATCTGGTGACCGGCACCGCGAAGGAAACGCAATGGAGCACAGTGTCTGCGGTGTTGCGCAAGCATGTGGATTCCTTCCAGGTGAAGTAA
- a CDS encoding excinuclease ABC subunit UvrC gives MTQPDHQLKLRDVPHKPGVYVMRDRFKKVIYVGKARDLRRRLANYFTPSRQNKADLKTRALIESIWDFEWHIVRSDAEAVLYEGRLIKEFRPKYNISFRDDKRFLLVRVNMNEPWPRFQLTRLRKDDGAKYFGPFAHSGALRSTLNAVRKRFGLRSCRPPEPNERDYKHCLDHVIKNCTAPCIARITRDAYLAKVAEACDFLDGESRHMMEQVEAEMKAAAEKLDFEKAAQLRNLLEDLKQTTKPMTRFTRKTLPTTINPEEDLAALADALGLKAPPQTMECFDISNISNTHIVASMVRFKDGVPDRANYRRYRIRGTEGQDDFASMAEVVRRRYSRLLIDGAAADPDAEYSQEPQMEAMERATAARGNRFVSLPSLIIVDGGKGQLSSACKELQRLGMYDQPIIGLAKEFEEIYRPGRPLPLQLPEDSGALKLLQRIRDEAHRFANGYHSLLLKKRISESVLDDIPGVSESRKKALLAAFGSVDRIKKAAPDDIAAVTGIGPRLGEQIAEYFSRGS, from the coding sequence ATGACCCAGCCCGACCACCAGCTCAAACTCCGCGACGTGCCGCACAAGCCGGGCGTGTATGTGATGCGGGATCGTTTCAAAAAGGTGATCTACGTCGGGAAGGCGCGCGACCTGCGCCGTCGGCTGGCGAATTACTTTACGCCCTCGCGGCAAAACAAGGCCGATCTGAAGACGCGTGCGCTCATCGAGAGCATCTGGGATTTTGAGTGGCACATCGTGCGCAGCGATGCCGAGGCGGTGCTGTACGAGGGGCGGCTGATCAAGGAATTCCGGCCCAAGTACAACATCAGCTTCCGCGACGACAAGCGGTTCCTCCTCGTGCGGGTGAACATGAACGAGCCGTGGCCGAGGTTTCAGCTCACGCGTCTGCGCAAGGACGACGGGGCGAAATACTTCGGCCCCTTTGCGCATTCCGGTGCGTTGCGGTCGACGCTGAACGCGGTGCGCAAGCGCTTCGGCCTGCGATCGTGCCGTCCGCCGGAGCCGAACGAACGCGACTACAAGCATTGTCTCGATCATGTGATCAAAAACTGCACCGCGCCGTGCATCGCGCGCATCACGCGGGATGCCTATCTCGCGAAGGTGGCGGAGGCGTGCGATTTCCTCGATGGCGAGTCGCGGCACATGATGGAGCAGGTTGAGGCTGAGATGAAGGCGGCGGCGGAGAAGCTGGATTTTGAAAAGGCTGCCCAATTGCGCAATCTGCTGGAGGATCTGAAGCAGACGACGAAGCCGATGACGCGCTTTACCCGCAAGACGCTGCCGACGACGATCAACCCTGAGGAAGACCTCGCCGCCCTGGCCGATGCGCTCGGGCTGAAGGCTCCGCCGCAGACGATGGAGTGTTTTGACATTTCCAACATCTCCAACACGCACATCGTCGCGAGCATGGTGCGGTTCAAGGACGGCGTGCCAGATCGCGCGAACTACCGCCGATATCGCATTCGCGGCACGGAGGGGCAGGACGACTTTGCCAGCATGGCCGAGGTGGTGCGGCGGCGTTACAGCCGGCTGCTCATCGACGGCGCGGCGGCGGACCCCGATGCGGAGTATTCGCAGGAGCCGCAGATGGAGGCGATGGAACGCGCCACCGCCGCACGCGGGAATCGCTTCGTTTCGCTGCCCTCGCTCATCATCGTGGATGGCGGCAAGGGCCAGCTCTCCAGCGCGTGCAAGGAGCTCCAGCGGCTCGGCATGTACGACCAGCCGATCATCGGGCTGGCCAAGGAATTTGAGGAAATCTACCGCCCCGGGCGTCCGCTCCCGCTGCAACTCCCCGAGGACAGCGGCGCGCTGAAGCTGCTCCAGCGCATCCGGGACGAGGCCCACCGCTTCGCCAATGGCTACCACAGCCTGCTCCTGAAAAAGCGCATCAGCGAAAGCGTGCTCGACGACATCCCCGGCGTGAGCGAGTCCCGTAAAAAGGCGCTGCTTGCCGCCTTCGGCTCTGTCGACCGGATCAAGAAAGCGGCTCCCGACGACATCGCCGCCGTGACCGGCATCGGCCCGCGCCTCGGCGAGCAGATCGCGGAGTATTTCTCGCGGGGCTCATGA
- a CDS encoding ABC transporter ATP-binding protein — MNALEVHDLTVSYGDIRAVKGISFTVKQGEIFTLIGANGAGKTSTLRALSGMLKYGGRVVYEGTEIDAIAADKRVGLGLAHVPEGRGIFGNLTVMENLKLGAWLRKDKSGVAEDLERGLTAFPRLRERKDQAAGTLSGGEQQMLAVARALMSRPKTLLLDEPSMGLAPKLVQDIYRVVREINAQGVTIVLVEQNANLALKIAHSAAVLETGSISLIGTGAELLSDPRVQAAYLGA, encoded by the coding sequence ATGAATGCGCTCGAAGTCCACGACCTGACCGTTTCCTACGGAGACATCCGCGCGGTGAAGGGGATTTCCTTCACAGTGAAGCAGGGCGAGATTTTCACCCTCATTGGAGCCAACGGAGCAGGCAAAACCTCCACGCTGCGCGCGCTCTCGGGCATGCTGAAATACGGCGGCCGGGTGGTTTACGAGGGAACGGAGATCGACGCCATCGCGGCGGACAAGCGCGTGGGTCTCGGCCTCGCGCATGTGCCGGAGGGTCGCGGCATCTTCGGCAACCTGACCGTGATGGAAAATCTCAAGCTCGGCGCGTGGCTGCGCAAGGACAAGTCCGGTGTGGCCGAGGACCTGGAGCGAGGGCTGACGGCTTTCCCCCGCCTGCGCGAGCGCAAGGACCAGGCGGCAGGCACGCTTTCCGGCGGCGAGCAGCAGATGCTCGCAGTGGCGCGCGCCTTGATGAGCCGCCCAAAGACACTCCTCCTCGACGAGCCCTCCATGGGCCTCGCCCCGAAGCTGGTGCAGGACATCTACCGCGTGGTGCGCGAGATCAACGCCCAGGGCGTGACGATCGTACTCGTCGAGCAAAATGCCAATCTTGCCCTCAAGATCGCCCACAGTGCGGCGGTTCTTGAAACCGGGTCGATCTCGCTGATCGGTACCGGTGCGGAACTCCTCAGCGATCCGCGCGTGCAGGCGGCGTACCTCGGCGCCTGA